In one window of Cupriavidus necator N-1 DNA:
- a CDS encoding acyl-CoA dehydrogenase family protein codes for MSQLLDAFRLTALPPAAETLRAEVRRFLAEHLPAASADIRARSWMGFDADFSRRLAQRGWVGVTLPASYGGAGMDAFHRFVLVEELLAAGAPVAAHWVADRQSGPLILKYGTPAQKDFHLPRICNGSAFFCIGMSEPDSGSDLASVRTRATRCDGGWRLSGRKIWTTNAHHCHYMIALVRSSGVPEDRQKGLSQFIIDLAAPGVTVRPIVDLTGDAHFSEVTFDDVFLPDDALVGEEGGGWEQVTAELAFERSGPERLYSSIVLVDLWVQALRAGQPSDADAANAALLGSFVTQLATLRSLSVAVTARLARGESPVVEAALVKDLGTDFEQSIPALLEAVTSADPGAAPDPELYRTVAFLSQISPTFSLRGGTREVLRGMIARGLGLR; via the coding sequence GTGAGCCAATTGCTGGACGCCTTCCGCCTGACCGCGCTGCCGCCCGCGGCGGAAACCTTGCGCGCCGAAGTCAGGCGCTTCCTGGCCGAGCACCTGCCAGCCGCCAGCGCCGATATCCGCGCGCGCTCGTGGATGGGTTTCGATGCCGATTTCAGCCGCCGGCTGGCGCAACGCGGCTGGGTTGGCGTGACGCTGCCGGCCAGCTATGGCGGCGCCGGCATGGATGCGTTCCACCGTTTCGTGCTGGTGGAAGAGCTGCTGGCCGCCGGCGCCCCGGTGGCCGCGCACTGGGTCGCCGACCGCCAGAGCGGCCCGCTGATCCTGAAGTACGGCACGCCGGCGCAGAAGGACTTCCACCTGCCGCGCATCTGCAACGGCAGCGCCTTCTTCTGCATCGGCATGAGCGAGCCAGACTCCGGCTCGGACCTGGCCAGCGTGCGCACCCGCGCCACGCGTTGCGATGGCGGCTGGCGCCTGAGCGGGCGCAAGATCTGGACCACCAACGCCCACCATTGCCACTACATGATCGCGCTGGTGCGCTCGTCGGGGGTGCCGGAAGACCGCCAGAAGGGGCTGTCGCAGTTCATCATCGACCTGGCCGCGCCCGGTGTCACGGTGCGCCCAATCGTCGACCTGACCGGCGACGCGCATTTCTCCGAGGTCACCTTCGACGACGTGTTCCTTCCCGACGACGCGCTGGTCGGCGAGGAAGGCGGCGGCTGGGAGCAGGTCACGGCGGAGCTGGCGTTCGAGCGCAGTGGGCCGGAGCGGCTCTATTCCAGCATCGTGCTGGTGGATCTCTGGGTGCAGGCGCTGCGCGCCGGCCAGCCCTCGGACGCCGATGCCGCCAATGCCGCACTGCTCGGCAGCTTCGTGACCCAGCTGGCCACGCTGCGCAGCCTGTCGGTGGCCGTGACCGCGCGCCTGGCGCGCGGCGAAAGCCCGGTGGTGGAAGCGGCGCTGGTCAAGGACCTGGGCACGGATTTCGAGCAGTCCATCCCGGCCCTGCTCGAAGCCGTGACCAGCGCCGACCCCGGCGCGGCGCCGGACCCCGAGCTGTACCGCACGGTGGCTTTCCTGAGCCAGATCTCACCCACCTTCTCGCTGCGCGGCGGCACCCGCGAAGTGCTGCGCGGCATGATCGCCCGCGGCCTCGGCCTGCGCTGA
- a CDS encoding acyl-CoA synthetase: protein MTPTPKYLGDHAALNPEKPAAINGTTGEVLSYSELDQRSNRFAQYLYALGLRRGDHIAMVLENNMRCFELCWAALRSGLLITPVNRFLTAPEAAYLIEDSKAQVVVTSYAMRELAAQLTDLMPTCRSRLMVDGTIPGWDSYEAAIAAHPAGRLAEEWMGATMIYSSGTTGRPKGIVRAQPQGYVTEGSGSPRRAQFVRYGFDADTTYLSPAPLYHTAPLGYGLETQFGGGTVVFMEKFDAVEALRMIERYRVTHSQWVPTMFIRMLKLEPAQREAFDLSSHRVAIHAAAPCPQEIKREMIAWWGPIVHEYYAATEGNGVATLNTAEWLTHPGSVGKALVGVLHICDEDGNELPCGESGLVYFEREALPFHYHNDPEKTRAAQHPRHPTWTSVGDIGRMDEDGYLYLTDRKAFMIISGGVNIYPQAIEDALVVHPSVGDAAVIGVPNAEMGEEVKAIVEPAAGIAPSPELAETLLEYLRGRVARYMVPRSIDFTDAMPRLPTGKLYKQALRDRYWKAQ, encoded by the coding sequence ATGACACCGACCCCCAAGTACCTGGGCGATCACGCCGCCCTGAACCCTGAGAAGCCCGCCGCCATCAACGGCACCACCGGCGAGGTCCTGAGCTACAGCGAGCTGGACCAGCGCTCGAACCGCTTTGCCCAGTACCTGTACGCGCTTGGCCTACGCCGCGGCGACCATATCGCGATGGTGCTCGAAAACAATATGCGCTGCTTTGAGCTGTGCTGGGCCGCGCTGCGTTCCGGGCTGCTGATCACCCCCGTCAACCGCTTCCTGACCGCGCCCGAAGCCGCCTACCTGATCGAGGACAGCAAGGCGCAGGTGGTGGTGACCTCCTACGCGATGCGCGAGCTGGCTGCCCAGTTGACGGACCTGATGCCGACCTGCCGCAGCCGGCTGATGGTGGACGGCACCATTCCCGGCTGGGACAGCTACGAAGCGGCCATCGCCGCGCACCCGGCCGGGCGCCTGGCCGAAGAATGGATGGGCGCGACCATGATCTACAGCTCCGGCACCACCGGCCGGCCCAAGGGCATCGTGCGCGCGCAGCCGCAGGGCTATGTGACCGAAGGCTCGGGCTCGCCACGCCGGGCCCAGTTCGTTCGCTATGGTTTCGACGCCGATACCACCTACCTGTCGCCCGCGCCGCTGTACCACACCGCACCGCTCGGCTATGGGCTTGAGACCCAGTTCGGCGGCGGCACCGTGGTCTTCATGGAGAAGTTCGACGCGGTCGAGGCGCTGCGCATGATCGAGCGCTACCGCGTCACCCACAGCCAGTGGGTGCCGACCATGTTCATCCGCATGCTTAAGCTGGAGCCGGCGCAGCGCGAGGCCTTCGACCTGTCCAGCCACCGCGTGGCGATCCACGCGGCAGCCCCCTGCCCGCAGGAAATCAAGCGCGAGATGATCGCCTGGTGGGGACCGATCGTGCACGAGTACTACGCCGCCACCGAAGGCAACGGCGTGGCCACGCTGAACACGGCGGAATGGCTGACGCACCCGGGCTCGGTCGGCAAGGCGCTGGTGGGCGTGCTGCATATCTGCGACGAGGACGGCAACGAACTGCCCTGCGGCGAAAGCGGGCTGGTCTACTTCGAGCGCGAAGCCCTGCCGTTCCACTACCACAACGATCCGGAGAAGACCCGCGCCGCGCAGCACCCGCGCCACCCCACCTGGACCTCGGTGGGCGATATCGGCCGGATGGATGAAGACGGCTACCTGTACCTGACCGACCGCAAGGCGTTCATGATCATCTCCGGCGGCGTCAACATCTACCCGCAGGCGATCGAGGACGCGCTGGTGGTGCATCCCAGCGTCGGCGACGCCGCCGTGATCGGCGTCCCCAATGCGGAGATGGGCGAAGAGGTCAAGGCCATCGTCGAACCGGCCGCGGGCATCGCGCCGTCCCCCGAACTTGCCGAGACCCTGCTCGAATACCTGCGCGGCAGGGTGGCGCGCTACATGGTGCCGCGCTCGATCGACTTCACCGACGCCATGCCGCGGCTGCCCACCGGCAAGCTGTACAAGCAGGCCCTGCGCGACCGCTACTGGAAAGCCCAATGA
- a CDS encoding SDR family oxidoreductase encodes MSQLCKDRVAVITGAGRGIGREYALEFARQGAKVVVNDLGGRGEGGGAASGPAQEVVAEIRAAGGEAIASFDDVADWAGAERMIRTAIDTFGGLDVLVNNAGILRDRTLVNMTEEDWDSVIRVHMRGTFAPSRHAAAYWREESKAGRQRAARMINTSSSSGLYCNAGQSNYGAAKAGIAVMSVIAARELDRYGVTVNAIYPTAMSRLTEDIFAKRRNEFTAGAVPGFDPLDAGNVAPLVAWLGSVESGDVTGRVFGVRGGRITVAEGWHAGPRIEKSGRWDAAELGQLIPALVRQAAANADTSGEIPAA; translated from the coding sequence ATGTCACAGCTTTGCAAGGACCGCGTTGCCGTCATCACCGGTGCCGGTCGCGGTATCGGGCGCGAATATGCGCTGGAGTTCGCCCGCCAGGGCGCGAAAGTGGTCGTCAACGATCTCGGCGGGCGCGGCGAAGGCGGCGGTGCCGCCAGCGGCCCGGCCCAGGAAGTGGTGGCCGAGATCCGCGCCGCCGGCGGCGAGGCCATCGCCAGCTTCGACGACGTGGCCGACTGGGCCGGCGCCGAGCGCATGATCCGCACCGCCATCGACACCTTCGGCGGCCTCGACGTACTGGTCAACAATGCCGGCATCCTGCGCGACCGCACCCTGGTCAACATGACCGAGGAGGACTGGGATTCAGTGATCCGCGTGCATATGCGCGGCACCTTTGCGCCGTCGCGGCACGCCGCCGCCTACTGGCGCGAGGAATCGAAGGCGGGGCGCCAGCGCGCCGCGCGCATGATCAACACCAGCTCGTCGTCCGGCCTGTACTGCAACGCCGGCCAGTCCAACTACGGCGCGGCCAAGGCCGGCATCGCCGTGATGTCGGTGATCGCCGCGCGCGAGCTGGACCGCTACGGCGTCACCGTCAACGCGATCTACCCGACCGCGATGAGCCGGCTGACCGAAGACATCTTCGCCAAGCGGCGCAACGAGTTCACCGCCGGCGCCGTGCCGGGCTTCGATCCGCTCGATGCCGGCAACGTGGCGCCGCTGGTGGCCTGGCTGGGCAGCGTCGAGTCCGGCGACGTCACCGGGCGCGTGTTCGGCGTGCGCGGCGGGCGCATCACGGTGGCCGAAGGCTGGCACGCCGGCCCGCGCATCGAGAAGTCAGGCCGCTGGGACGCCGCCGAGCTTGGCCAACTGATTCCCGCGCTGGTCCGCCAGGCCGCGGCCAATGCCGACACGTCGGGCGAGATCCCCGCCGCCTGA
- a CDS encoding Bug family tripartite tricarboxylate transporter substrate binding protein, translated as MKRSTLSRLLGLGLACAMLLPALPASAADNFPSRPLRFIVPLTQGSGSDTVTRFVAELVGKDLGQPAVVENRPGADTIIAVQSLLNAPADGYSILMISPSAMVINPLVNDKLPYDPRDIRPLAAAIRASAVLVTGANSPYKSVADVLATARRKPHTVSLANYSYHYRLGGLQLQQMAGIDLNHIPYKGAAQVQTDLMGGAVDLALLDVGGALPLLRAGKLRPLAVTTRARHPELPDVPTVRESGVANYELSVWIGFGVSSKTPEPIAQKLEASLLKALGTPEFRNFAARTAYAEVLAEPGKQMRAMIASERVRYGELVKNYDVSAR; from the coding sequence ATGAAACGTTCCACGCTTTCCCGCCTGCTGGGCCTTGGCCTGGCCTGCGCGATGCTGCTGCCGGCGCTGCCGGCAAGCGCCGCCGACAACTTCCCCTCGCGTCCGCTGCGCTTTATCGTGCCCCTGACGCAGGGCAGCGGCTCAGACACCGTCACCCGCTTCGTCGCCGAGCTGGTGGGCAAGGACCTGGGCCAGCCGGCCGTGGTCGAGAACCGCCCCGGCGCCGACACCATCATCGCCGTGCAGAGCCTGCTCAACGCGCCGGCTGACGGCTACAGCATCCTGATGATCTCGCCCAGCGCCATGGTCATCAACCCGCTGGTCAACGACAAGCTGCCCTATGACCCACGCGATATCCGCCCGCTGGCTGCCGCGATCCGCGCTTCGGCGGTGCTGGTCACGGGCGCCAATTCGCCCTACAAGAGCGTTGCCGACGTCCTCGCCACCGCGCGCAGGAAGCCGCATACGGTCAGCCTGGCCAACTACAGCTACCACTATCGCCTGGGCGGGCTGCAGCTGCAGCAGATGGCCGGCATCGACCTGAACCACATTCCCTACAAGGGCGCGGCGCAGGTGCAGACCGACCTGATGGGTGGCGCGGTGGACCTGGCCCTGCTGGATGTCGGCGGCGCCCTGCCGCTGCTGCGCGCCGGCAAGCTGCGCCCGCTGGCCGTGACCACCCGCGCGCGCCACCCTGAACTGCCCGACGTGCCAACCGTGCGTGAAAGCGGCGTGGCCAACTATGAGCTGTCGGTGTGGATCGGCTTTGGCGTCAGCAGCAAGACGCCCGAGCCGATCGCGCAGAAGCTCGAGGCGTCGCTGCTGAAGGCGCTGGGCACGCCGGAATTCCGCAATTTCGCCGCGCGCACGGCCTATGCCGAAGTGCTGGCCGAGCCGGGCAAGCAGATGCGCGCCATGATCGCCTCGGAGCGGGTGCGCTACGGGGAACTGGTCAAGAACTACGACGTCAGCGCGCGCTGA
- a CDS encoding lipid-transfer protein, which yields MSEKVLVAGVGMIPFAKPGASLSYTEMGAEATRRALADAGIGYEQVQQAFAGYVYGDSTCGQTALYEVGMTGIPIINVNNNCSTGSTALYLARKAIESGDADCVLALGFEQMQAGALKSHWDDRPVTRARFQPIMHGLTADMAHLPQALRTFGGAGREHMQRYGTRMETFAAVRAKASRHAANNPLALFRKVVTTEDVMNDVELLPGVMTRLMACPPTCGGAAAILVSERFARQHGLRTGVQIVAQALTTDPPASFDPPSMLNYVGTHMTRAAANKVYEHAGIGPEDVDVCELHDCFAHNEVISYEALGFCPEGGAEKFVMDGDNTYGGKVVVNPSGGLLSKGHPLGATGLAQCYELTHQLRGTAEHRQVEGAKLALQHNLGLGGACVVTLYGKY from the coding sequence ATGAGCGAGAAAGTCCTGGTTGCCGGCGTCGGCATGATCCCCTTCGCCAAGCCCGGCGCAAGCCTGAGCTACACCGAAATGGGCGCCGAAGCCACGCGCCGCGCGCTGGCGGACGCCGGCATCGGCTACGAGCAGGTGCAGCAGGCCTTTGCCGGCTATGTCTACGGCGACTCCACCTGCGGCCAGACCGCGCTGTATGAAGTCGGCATGACCGGCATCCCCATCATCAACGTCAACAACAACTGCTCGACCGGCTCGACCGCGCTCTACCTGGCGCGCAAGGCGATCGAGAGCGGTGATGCCGACTGCGTGCTGGCGCTGGGCTTCGAGCAGATGCAGGCAGGCGCGCTGAAGTCGCACTGGGATGACCGCCCCGTGACCCGCGCCCGCTTCCAGCCGATCATGCACGGGCTGACCGCCGACATGGCGCACCTGCCGCAGGCCCTGCGCACCTTCGGCGGCGCCGGCCGCGAGCATATGCAGCGCTACGGCACCCGCATGGAGACCTTTGCGGCGGTGCGCGCCAAGGCCAGCCGCCATGCCGCCAACAACCCGCTGGCGCTGTTCCGCAAGGTCGTCACCACCGAAGACGTGATGAACGACGTGGAACTGCTGCCGGGCGTGATGACGCGCCTGATGGCCTGCCCCCCGACCTGCGGCGGCGCGGCCGCAATCCTGGTGTCCGAGCGCTTTGCCCGCCAGCACGGCCTGCGCACCGGCGTGCAGATCGTGGCGCAGGCGCTCACCACCGATCCGCCCGCCTCGTTCGACCCGCCGTCCATGCTGAACTACGTCGGCACCCACATGACGCGCGCGGCGGCCAACAAGGTCTACGAGCACGCCGGCATCGGCCCCGAGGACGTCGATGTGTGCGAGCTGCACGACTGCTTCGCGCACAACGAGGTGATCTCGTACGAAGCCCTGGGCTTCTGCCCCGAAGGCGGCGCCGAGAAATTCGTCATGGACGGCGACAACACCTACGGCGGCAAGGTAGTGGTCAACCCGTCGGGCGGCCTGCTGTCCAAGGGGCACCCGCTGGGCGCCACCGGCCTAGCCCAGTGCTACGAACTGACGCACCAGCTGCGCGGCACCGCCGAGCATCGGCAGGTGGAAGGCGCAAAGCTGGCGCTGCAGCACAACCTCGGCCTCGGCGGCGCGTGCGTGGTGACGCTGTACGGCAAGTACTGA
- a CDS encoding acyl-CoA dehydrogenase family protein, whose product MEIIRNVYREDHEMFRGTARRFFERECLPRQAAWDQAGCVDRETWLKAGREGLLCVTVPEEYGGGGGDFGHSAVLAEEYHRSGISGPSFSVHSDITAPYIVRLGTEEQKRKWLPGICRGEKILAIAMTEPGSGSDLKSIRTSAVRDGDEFVINGSKTFISNGLNADLIVVVCKTDPTAGAKGVSLIMVEAERAGFRRGRKLEKVGQHAADTAELFFDNVRVPVTNLIGNENGGFIHLMEELPQERLIIAAYCAAKLERQLELTLQYVKERRAFNQTVWDFQNTKFKLADVKAQAVAVRTMVDYYIGKHMVQKLSLQEAAIAKLYATETLWKCIDDMVQLHGGYGYMLEYPIARAFVDMRVTRIFGGTSEVLRDLIARKL is encoded by the coding sequence ATGGAAATCATCCGCAACGTCTATCGCGAAGACCACGAGATGTTCAGGGGAACCGCGCGCCGCTTCTTCGAGCGCGAATGCCTGCCGCGCCAGGCCGCCTGGGACCAGGCCGGCTGCGTCGACCGCGAGACCTGGCTCAAGGCCGGCCGCGAAGGCCTGCTGTGCGTCACAGTGCCCGAGGAATACGGCGGCGGCGGCGGCGATTTCGGCCACTCCGCCGTGCTGGCCGAGGAATATCACCGTTCCGGCATTTCCGGCCCGAGCTTCTCGGTGCATTCGGACATCACCGCACCCTACATCGTGCGCCTGGGCACCGAGGAACAGAAGCGCAAGTGGCTGCCCGGGATCTGCCGCGGCGAGAAGATCCTGGCCATCGCCATGACCGAGCCCGGCAGCGGCTCCGACCTGAAGTCGATCCGTACCAGCGCCGTACGCGACGGCGACGAGTTCGTGATCAACGGCAGCAAGACCTTCATCTCCAATGGCCTGAATGCCGACCTGATCGTGGTGGTCTGCAAGACCGATCCGACTGCGGGCGCCAAGGGGGTGAGCCTGATCATGGTCGAGGCGGAGCGCGCGGGCTTTCGCCGCGGGCGCAAGCTGGAGAAGGTCGGCCAGCACGCCGCCGACACCGCCGAGCTGTTCTTCGACAACGTGCGCGTGCCGGTCACCAACCTGATCGGCAACGAGAACGGCGGCTTCATCCACCTGATGGAAGAGCTGCCGCAGGAACGTCTGATCATCGCCGCTTACTGCGCCGCCAAGCTGGAGCGCCAGCTTGAGCTGACGCTGCAGTACGTGAAGGAGCGCCGCGCCTTCAATCAGACCGTGTGGGACTTCCAGAACACCAAGTTCAAGCTGGCCGACGTCAAGGCCCAGGCCGTGGCGGTGCGCACCATGGTCGACTACTACATCGGCAAGCACATGGTGCAGAAGCTGTCGCTGCAGGAGGCGGCCATCGCCAAGCTGTACGCCACCGAGACCCTGTGGAAGTGCATCGACGACATGGTGCAGCTGCACGGCGGCTACGGCTACATGCTCGAGTACCCGATCGCGCGCGCCTTTGTCGACATGCGCGTGACCCGCATCTTCGGCGGCACCAGCGAAGTACTGCGCGACCTGATCGCACGCAAGCTCTGA
- a CDS encoding LuxR C-terminal-related transcriptional regulator, with translation MSPAGAAPAESARQSATPAFAVTPTKLVPPRGARPLMPRDTLLARLAEARRQRCVVIQGPAGCAKTSTLAAWRQALLTLDFDVAWLSLAPEDNSVAAFFNGLVASLATVDPAIVRDAWVLMGRDGHQSAVEHWVITLVRAIGARRRELVLMLDDVHHLDDPGVVLALRWLLDYAPPQLHVVLASRTAPPLSLARLRTQGLLSSFGLADLRFSAQESARFLQEQLGHVDARDAGRLHELTDGWAAGLQLFAIDLKGKRGGSYNPVQVRDAQTFASYFEREVLVRLTPDDLGLLTRMALCHRFCGALCATLLGRPEAAAEITVRLAHLARDDLFIAQIGSDSHGEAWYRLHPLLREVLLGRLGGLPQGTQAAMHAAAWQWFNAHGHVDEAVRHAVLAGDSAAAADMVHGRAHSLLARGELSKLAALVRQLPAEQIRARFGLLLVQAHLQMYAGDSDGLQDSLQRMQAQAGRLGPREHYALAILQGSMALLRDDSDAVANLLPALQRVPAGADDFTLTGRGNILSWMHIYRGEYDQARRVIEDGAPCDGAPRGTLLGRCMGGMTHAVEGQVLVAERVLHDVLADAEQRGAACAGVACMAAALLGETLYELNDVEAAASLLDARIDVLVRISIPDTVLRALLALSCSRWHAGDHAGALACLDRLERYGQRHRVDRLVAGALSLRSRRLLEDGHVDAADDALLRLEALAARHAGAVRSTAWEVRVHADLARIGMCLHHNDFDGALARLEPLAALSEAGGRWSRVATLRVLMAQAHRGRRDPAAARRQLLDGLRIGHRHGLVRSLLDASPQVPAMLAVLAGDDSLDPVLAFYAQRLADAAGPGASASPAPSPAPAAQLARLATLSEREQEVLGLLAQAMPNKKIARILNVSLDTVKWHLRNVYAKLGVTGRDQAVARLRDAGALPTP, from the coding sequence ATGTCCCCGGCCGGAGCCGCGCCAGCAGAATCCGCCCGCCAGTCCGCCACACCTGCCTTCGCGGTCACGCCGACCAAGCTGGTGCCGCCCCGCGGCGCCCGCCCGCTGATGCCGCGCGACACCCTGCTCGCGCGCCTGGCCGAGGCGCGGCGCCAGCGCTGCGTGGTGATCCAGGGGCCGGCCGGCTGCGCCAAGACCAGCACGCTGGCGGCGTGGCGCCAGGCCCTGCTGACGCTGGACTTCGACGTCGCCTGGCTGTCGCTCGCCCCGGAAGACAACAGCGTCGCGGCCTTCTTCAACGGCCTGGTCGCCAGCCTGGCCACCGTGGATCCGGCCATCGTGCGCGATGCCTGGGTGCTGATGGGCCGCGACGGCCACCAGTCCGCGGTCGAGCACTGGGTGATCACGCTGGTGCGGGCCATCGGCGCACGCCGGCGCGAACTGGTGCTGATGCTCGACGACGTCCATCACCTGGACGACCCCGGCGTGGTGCTGGCGCTGCGCTGGCTGCTCGACTACGCGCCGCCGCAACTGCACGTGGTGCTGGCCTCGCGCACCGCGCCGCCGCTGTCGCTGGCGCGGCTGCGCACGCAGGGGCTGCTGTCGTCATTCGGGCTGGCCGACCTGCGCTTCTCGGCACAGGAATCCGCCCGTTTCCTGCAGGAACAACTGGGCCACGTCGACGCCCGCGATGCCGGCCGGCTGCATGAACTCACCGACGGCTGGGCCGCCGGCCTGCAGCTCTTTGCCATCGACCTGAAGGGCAAGCGCGGCGGATCGTACAACCCGGTCCAGGTGCGCGACGCACAGACCTTTGCCAGCTATTTCGAGCGCGAGGTGCTGGTGCGGCTGACGCCGGACGACCTCGGCCTGCTCACCCGCATGGCGCTGTGCCACCGCTTTTGCGGCGCGCTGTGCGCCACCCTGCTGGGCCGGCCCGAAGCCGCCGCCGAGATCACCGTGCGGCTGGCGCACCTGGCGCGCGACGACCTGTTCATCGCGCAGATCGGCAGCGACAGCCATGGCGAAGCCTGGTACCGCCTGCACCCGCTGTTGCGCGAAGTGCTGCTGGGGCGCCTCGGCGGGCTGCCGCAGGGCACGCAGGCGGCGATGCACGCAGCGGCCTGGCAGTGGTTCAACGCGCATGGCCACGTCGACGAGGCCGTGCGGCACGCGGTGCTGGCCGGGGACAGCGCGGCCGCCGCCGACATGGTGCACGGCCGCGCGCATAGCCTGCTCGCGCGCGGCGAACTCAGCAAGCTGGCCGCGCTGGTGCGGCAACTGCCGGCGGAACAGATACGGGCCCGCTTCGGCCTGCTGCTGGTCCAGGCCCATCTGCAGATGTATGCCGGCGACTCCGACGGGCTGCAAGACAGCCTGCAGCGGATGCAGGCCCAGGCCGGGCGGCTGGGCCCGCGCGAGCACTATGCGCTGGCGATATTGCAAGGCAGCATGGCGCTGCTGCGCGACGACTCCGATGCCGTCGCCAACCTGCTGCCGGCGCTGCAGCGCGTGCCCGCCGGCGCGGACGACTTCACCCTGACCGGGCGCGGCAACATCCTGTCGTGGATGCATATCTACCGCGGCGAATACGACCAGGCGCGGCGCGTGATCGAGGACGGCGCGCCCTGCGACGGCGCGCCGCGCGGCACGCTGCTGGGCCGCTGCATGGGCGGCATGACGCACGCCGTCGAGGGCCAGGTGCTGGTGGCCGAACGCGTGCTGCATGACGTGCTGGCCGATGCCGAGCAGCGTGGCGCCGCCTGCGCCGGCGTGGCCTGCATGGCGGCCGCGCTGCTGGGCGAGACCCTGTACGAACTCAACGATGTCGAGGCTGCCGCCAGCCTGCTTGATGCCCGCATCGACGTGCTGGTGCGCATCTCGATCCCCGACACCGTGCTGCGCGCGCTGCTGGCGCTGTCCTGCAGCCGCTGGCACGCCGGCGACCACGCCGGTGCGCTGGCGTGCCTGGACCGGCTGGAGCGCTACGGGCAGCGCCACCGAGTCGACCGCCTGGTGGCCGGGGCCCTGTCACTGCGCTCGCGCCGGCTGCTGGAAGACGGCCATGTCGACGCCGCCGACGACGCGCTGCTGCGGCTGGAAGCGCTGGCGGCCCGGCATGCCGGCGCGGTGCGCAGCACCGCCTGGGAAGTGCGGGTCCACGCCGACCTGGCCCGCATCGGCATGTGCCTGCACCACAACGATTTCGACGGCGCGCTGGCGCGCCTGGAGCCGCTGGCGGCGCTGTCCGAGGCCGGCGGGCGCTGGTCCCGCGTGGCCACCTTGCGCGTGCTGATGGCGCAGGCCCACCGGGGCCGCCGCGATCCCGCCGCCGCGCGCCGGCAACTGCTCGACGGGCTGCGCATCGGCCACCGCCACGGGCTGGTGCGCAGCCTGCTCGACGCCTCGCCGCAGGTGCCGGCCATGCTGGCGGTGCTGGCCGGCGATGACAGCCTGGACCCGGTACTGGCGTTCTACGCGCAGCGCCTGGCCGACGCCGCCGGTCCGGGCGCGTCCGCCAGTCCCGCTCCCTCGCCGGCCCCGGCCGCCCAACTCGCGCGCCTGGCCACCCTCAGCGAGCGCGAGCAGGAGGTGCTGGGCCTGCTGGCGCAGGCCATGCCGAACAAGAAGATCGCGCGCATCCTCAACGTGTCGCTCGACACGGTCAAGTGGCACCTGCGCAATGTCTACGCCAAGCTGGGAGTCACCGGACGTGACCAAGCCGTGGCCCGGCTGCGCGACGCCGGCGCCCTGCCCACCCCCTGA
- a CDS encoding amidase translates to MTLATHPARAFMPYPQVAVPHAASGPLQGLSFAVKDLFDVAGYPTGGGNPHVLARSGIKAATAPAVQRLLDAGAAFVGKTHTDELAFSMNGQNAHYGRPVNGAAPDRITGGSSSGSASAVSNGLCDFALGSDTGGSVRAPASHCGLFGIRPTHGRISLERCLPLSESLDTCGFFASDIGTFARVAEVLFGADPAPLPAAPRLLVATDLFGQPTPEARGALAPAVARIEAALGRAAPVTVADRPLSELWWAFRYVQGWEAWHSDGELIEQHGLELGADVAARFAFSKAVTRSQFDEASAVRRDFTAHVGRLLGQDGVLVLPTMPDIAPLRAEPVESLETYRNLASQTLCLTPLSGFPQLNLPLARRDGAPLGISLLGPAGSDRSLVALAERIMAHQA, encoded by the coding sequence ATGACGCTTGCCACCCATCCTGCCCGTGCCTTCATGCCGTACCCCCAGGTTGCCGTCCCGCACGCCGCCAGCGGCCCGCTGCAGGGCCTTAGCTTTGCCGTGAAGGACCTGTTCGATGTAGCGGGCTATCCGACCGGCGGCGGCAATCCGCACGTGCTGGCGCGCTCGGGCATCAAGGCCGCGACCGCGCCGGCGGTGCAGCGGCTGCTGGATGCCGGCGCCGCCTTCGTCGGCAAGACCCACACTGACGAGCTGGCCTTCTCCATGAACGGCCAGAACGCCCACTACGGGCGCCCGGTCAACGGCGCGGCGCCGGACCGCATCACCGGCGGCTCGTCGTCGGGCTCGGCCTCGGCGGTATCGAACGGCTTGTGTGACTTCGCGCTGGGCTCCGACACCGGCGGCTCGGTGCGTGCGCCGGCCAGCCATTGCGGCCTGTTCGGCATCCGTCCCACGCACGGGCGAATTTCGCTGGAGCGCTGCCTGCCGCTGTCCGAGAGCCTGGACACCTGCGGCTTTTTCGCGAGCGACATCGGCACCTTCGCGCGCGTGGCCGAGGTGCTGTTCGGCGCGGACCCGGCGCCGCTGCCGGCCGCGCCGCGGCTGCTAGTTGCCACCGACCTGTTCGGCCAGCCCACCCCGGAAGCCCGCGGCGCGCTGGCACCGGCCGTCGCCCGGATCGAAGCCGCGCTGGGCCGGGCCGCGCCAGTCACCGTGGCCGACCGGCCGCTGTCCGAGCTGTGGTGGGCGTTCCGCTACGTGCAGGGCTGGGAGGCGTGGCACAGCGACGGCGAACTGATCGAGCAACACGGGCTGGAGCTGGGTGCCGATGTCGCGGCACGCTTCGCCTTCTCGAAGGCCGTCACCCGCAGCCAGTTCGACGAAGCCAGTGCCGTGCGCCGCGACTTCACCGCGCACGTGGGCCGGCTGCTGGGGCAGGACGGCGTGCTGGTGCTGCCGACCATGCCCGATATCGCGCCGCTGCGCGCCGAGCCGGTCGAATCGCTGGAGACCTACCGCAACCTCGCCTCCCAGACGCTGTGCCTGACGCCGCTGAGCGGCTTCCCGCAGCTGAACCTGCCGCTGGCCCGCCGCGACGGCGCACCGCTCGGCATCTCGCTGCTGGGGCCGGCGGGCAGCGACCGCAGCCTGGTGGCACTGGCGGAGCGGATCATGGCGCACCAGGCCTGA